Sequence from the Mixophyes fleayi isolate aMixFle1 chromosome 4, aMixFle1.hap1, whole genome shotgun sequence genome:
CAAAATCCCCTCCATGATATGTCACCGGTCTATGGGGCAGGTTTCTTACATCATGGTAATTTCTCCCAGCTCCTGACTCCCCCAGATATCTTTATACAACCTTCCACTACccataatgcagcatgaaggggctcagtgaaggtggcagtgacggtgtgtaagtgtctAATTGGGTCACACAGAGCATAAAATGAcagctgtccagcctcataatccagatatattCTCACTCTATCacagggaatattgtcaggtAACTGGATCCTTTTACCGTCATGTCTCACTGTATACTGATTGTTACATCTATACAAACACCAGGACTTGTTATTACTTCCAATGCCTGACTGacctcctctcctgtctatactgggatagcACATCCCTACCCTCCACTCCCCTGATTTACTGACctccacttcccagtaatgtcgccctgaGGAAAATCTCCTGGTGCTTATTACCTGATTATACCTAAATCTCTCTGGTGTTTGTGGACGTTTCTGATTTCTATCTGACACAGATGCAGTTTTCATGTCACCTGATATATGTATAGTATTACCAGCTGTGTTTAtatccagtaatatgtctgtagcttcctgcatATAGTTTAATTTCTTTATACCTGTTGTTACATTAGATAATGTATTACGAACTTTCCTAACATCCTGTAATATGTCTGCAGCTTCTGGCACATAGATTCCCATGTTTATGCCTCTTATTATAACagataatgtatgtattttccttgagatgagacccacatccagatctcctacaccatggacctggtcatcatgtctctctctgtcctcagtatcacacaagtcatctgtgtctggttcctgtaagacagacactggatcagacatgttacacagctcctcaatgtgacgcatcttcctggacaTCTCGTCCTTCTTTttttccagctgctggatcagatcagTCACTGAAACACTctcttcc
This genomic interval carries:
- the LOC142153076 gene encoding E3 ubiquitin/ISG15 ligase TRIM25-like, with product MASADLRQELDCCICLNIYTDPVTLRCGHNFCRVCIDRVLDTQEGSGIYTCPECRAKCRERPTLIKNINLCNIVRRLRPTQPAQEETGIFCTYCVDSPVPAAKSCLHCEASLCDKHLRVHSKSAEHVLSDPTISLGNRKCSVHKKILEYYCTEDAVCICVSCSLAGKHRGHHVEMVDEASEKKKEKLRNVLQKLTTKREETERRVQSLQERRREDQEKAAGVTERVTALFRDIRRQLEDLEKRVLSEISRQEESVSVTDLIQQLEKKKDEMSRKMRHIEELCNMSDPVSVLQEPDTDDLCDTEDRERHDDQVHGVGDLDVGLISRKIHTLSVIIRGINMGIYVPEAADILQDVRKVRNTLSNVTTGIKKLNYMQEATDILLDINTAGNTIHISGDMKTASVSDRNQKRPQTPERFRYNQVISTRRFSSGRHYWEVEVSKSGEWRVGMCYPSIDRRGGQSGIGSNNKSWCLYRCNNQYTVRHDGKRIQLPDNIPCDRVRIYLDYEAGQLSFYALCDPIRHLHTVTATFTEPLHAALWVVEGCIKISGGVRSWEKLP